A region of the Trichocoleus sp. genome:
CGGCACAACTGCTAATTCGGCTAATCGATCGCCAATAATTGCCTCTACCTGATTGAGGTTTTCTGGCTCTAGCCAGGCAGTAATCGTGAACAGACTGGAGTCTTGCTGCAGCGAAAAACCGCTGGCAATGTCTTGTACCAGATATCTTTCTTCTCGCAGTTCCCGTACCAGTCGTGAGGTTCGTCCGCCTGCCAACAGCACCGAAATCAGATCCAGCCCGTAGGCACTTCGCAAATGTTCAACACCAGGCCCCGTCCATGCCATCATCAACCGAGCTTGACCAACGCGAGGCAAATAGAGTTCTTGGCGGCGAATTTCAGTTAGTGGGGGTTCGGCTTCGACTGTGGCGATCGGGCAATCAGCTCTGGGGGCAAAATTGCCAAATGCACGGTTAATTAATTCCAGGGTTGGTTCCCAGGCAACATCCCCAACAACCACGACGCTCATATTCTCAGGTTGGTAATGGGCACGATGAAAACAACGCATCTCATGGGGCGATCGTTCCATTAGCCCTGTTGCGTCTCCCAAAATCGGACGACCATAAGGATGCCGCTGATAGACGCTTTCCATCAATGCCTGAAAGCCAAGGCAGTCTGGATCATCGTAAGATTGACGAATTTCTTCAAGAACTACATCTCGCTCCAAGCCAAATTCATCATCGGGAATCGAAGCGTTTAAGAGCAGGTCTGCCAGATGTGGCAGAGTCTCGGGGAGATGAATCGCAGCTGTATTAATAAAGAAGTGAGCATAGTCATGGCTTGTTGCAGCGTTTGTCATGCCACCACGACTTTCAATAATGTGATCAAAGGAGCCGGGTGGTAGTTGCGCTGTACCCTTAAAAATCATGTGCTCCAGGAAATGCGCCATCCCTGACCAGGGTTCGGGCTCGGTGATCGCTCCT
Encoded here:
- a CDS encoding pitrilysin family protein, producing the protein MIALLNSELLQVNPFPAQQYHLSNGLTLIHQQVPAVPVVTVDVWVKAGAITEPEPWSGMAHFLEHMIFKGTAQLPPGSFDHIIESRGGMTNAATSHDYAHFFINTAAIHLPETLPHLADLLLNASIPDDEFGLERDVVLEEIRQSYDDPDCLGFQALMESVYQRHPYGRPILGDATGLMERSPHEMRCFHRAHYQPENMSVVVVGDVAWEPTLELINRAFGNFAPRADCPIATVEAEPPLTEIRRQELYLPRVGQARLMMAWTGPGVEHLRSAYGLDLISVLLAGGRTSRLVRELREERYLVQDIASGFSLQQDSSLFTITAWLEPENLNQVEAIIGDRLAELAVVPVSPAELNRYQRLLCNDYAFSTETAGQLAGLYGYYSTIAEAEVAVAYPQVIQSFQPEELCNLISQYLSPLRYAVTVLKPC